The nucleotide sequence CTATAACTGTCCTGGACAGTTGGTGATTTCTGGCTCAAATAAAGGTATTGAAATTGCCTGTGAAAAAGCCAAAGAAGCTGGTGCAAAAAGAGCCCTTCCTCTTCCTGTAGGTGGAGCATTTCACTCACCATTAATGGAACCCGCTAGGGAAAAATTAGAAAAGGCCATTGAAGCTACCTCTTTCAACTCTCCAATTTGCCCTGTTTACCAAAACGTAAGCACTAAAGGAGAAACAGATGTAGAGACCATTAAAAAGAACCTAATTGCCCAACTGACTGCACCAGTAAAATGGACCCAATCGGTACAAAATATGGTAGCAGATGGTGGAACTGAATTTGTGGAATGTGGGCCTGGAAAAGTACTTCAAGGCTTGGTGAAGAAAATCCACCGTGAAGCTGAAGTTTCTGGACTTTAATTTAAGACATAAGATTCCAGATAAAAGACTTAAGACTAAAATCAGTTGTTCTTAGTTTGTAATCAAGAACTTATTTTAAAGGGGATTTTCAATCCCCTTTGTTTATTAGATGAATTGTATGATCTATATATTCAATTCCTAAAATTCTACATTTGTCTCAAAAACAAAAACGATCAAATAGCCATATGACACAGCAAGAAATCCTATCTGTAGATAATAAGCACATCTGGCACCCTTATACCTCTGCAAATAGAGCTATTGACAACCTTGTGGTCCAAGGTGCAAAAGGTGTTTATCTGGAACTTGGTGAAGGCAAAAAAGTACTCGATGGCATGTCCAGCTGGTGGTCTACGATCCATGGCTATAATGTTCCTGAGCTTAACCAAGCTATCCAAAAGCAATTGGAAAAAATGGCTCATGTGATGTTTGGAGGAATTACCCATGAACCAGCAGCATTTCTTACTAAAAAACTACTGGAAATAGCCCCTTCAGGACTCGAGCATATTTTTTTCAGTGATTCAGGTTCAGTTGCAGTGGAAGTAGCCATGAAAATGGCTTTGCAATACTGGCACTCTAAAGATCAGGGAAACAAAAACCGTTTTATTACGATTAGAAATGGTTACCACGGGGACACCTGGCATGATATGTCCGTTTGTGACCCAGTTACTGGCATGCACAGTATTTTCAATAACCGGCTTTCCCCTCAAATCTTTCTTCCAGCTCCTCAATCAAAATTTGATGGTCCACTCATTAAAAAAGAAATCCTTGAGATGGAAGAAGTGCTTTCTCAGAGGCACGAGGAAATCGCTGCTTTTATTTTAGAACCCATTGTCCAGGGAGCCGGTGGAATGCGATTTTACCATCCTGAATATTTAAAGGCGGTCAAACAGCTTTGTGAAAAATACAATATCCTGCTGATCGCTGATGAAATCGCCACTGGATTTGGAAGAACGGGAAAACTCTTTGCCTGTGAGCATTCAGGGATCAGTCCAGATATCATGTGTCTCGGAAAAGCCTTAACAGGAGGCTATATGTCCTTTGCAGCAACACTTTGCAGTACAGATGTAGCACAAACCATCTCCGATGGCAGTCCAGGGGTATTTATGCACGGCCCAACATTTATGGGCAACCCTTTGGCCTGTGCAACGGCCATTGCCAGCCTTGATCTCTTATTATCAAAAAATTGGAAACAAGAAATCCGAAATATTGAAAAACATTTAGGACAAAAATTATCTTCGCTGGCTAACTTAAATGAAGTAAACGATGTACGAGTATTGGGAGCTATCGGTGTAGTAGAAATGAAAGAAGCCGTGAATATGTCCAAAATCCAGCAAAAGCTATTGGAAAAAGGTATATGGTTAAGGCCTTTTGGCAAATTGATCTATACCATGCCGCCATTTAACATTACAGAAGAGGAACTTTCAAAACTAAGTTCAGGAATGGTTTCAGCCATTGAAGAATATTCCAAAGAACTTATGATCAAGTAGCAGAAAAGCCTTTTATAAAATTCAGGCTTAATCGCAACAACAATTACATTAATTTTGAAAAAAGCTAATAAAAATGACATTACTAGAAAAAATCAAAACCAATCCTGAAACCATCACTTTCCCAGAAGTAATCGCCTATATCGATGAAAATTATGATTTCATCCCTACCAAGTTTACGAATGGCGACACCACCAACGAGCCCAATCAAAACAATGGTTCCTGCAAAATTTTCAGTTTCGCCAAACTTCAAGGCTTCAATCAGGATCAAACCTTAAATCTATTTGGAGATTTTTACAGAGAGGAAGTTCTAGAAGACCCTAAAGGCACAGGCCATCAAAACATTCGCAACTTTATAAAGAGCGGCTGGGAAGGTATTCTATTTGATGGAGAAGCTCTTCAGGCAAAATAAGCATATTCAATTTTAACTAATATAAAACTGGTCGTAGCTTATCCTGCGACCAGTCCACTTTTTAATACAAGACCATATCGAGTCTTTATTAAGCTTATTTTTTTAAATTTAATTTTCAATTCCCTATAACCCTAATACCTACTAAACCATGCCAAAGACGATTTTCAAATCATTCCTTTTTACCATTTTCATTTGTTTATTTGCCAGGGAAGTTTCCTCGCAAACATCACCGGAAAAGATCAACTTTGTCAGGCAGGGGGTGAAAAGACTGATTTTTGACGAAAACCAGGCCATTCCATTGTCCAGTCTTGACCCAAAGGCAATTGTTGGGTTTTCATCCATGTATCCCCGTAAGACATATAGTGAAATAGCTGCAGATCTTAATACTGAAGGAGAAACACTCATTGTCCAATCACCACAAGAATCTGAAACCGCTGTTTGGTTTGGTGGTTTCAATCCCTTTGCTACCTATACCGTTGACTTGGAATCATGCTTAGGAAGTGGAGAAATTGGCTTTCAATTTTCGGATTCTAAAGACCAAAAACAATTCATCGTTAAAGTGGCCTATAAAGACAATATACTGACTGATGTAAAACTAAAAGTCACCATAAACCAGAAAACCATAACTGATCAGTCCATCGCAGTAAATAAAGAGGGGCCAAAAAACTTACAGGGTAAAATCATCCTGCAAATGCTTGGAAGCGGTTTGAACTTATATATCCATGATCAGGGCTTACCCAAGGTGATCGGTCAGAGCGACTTTAACAACTTTATTGACTTAAGAAAAAAAGAGTATATTCATTCCCTTCAATCCCAGCTCTACCTTCACCTTATAAACGGACAGGTTCAAATCAAGAAGGTGGACATGGCATTGACCACTGGGGTTGGTTTAGCAGACATCAGGACCATCACCTATGAAAATGGGGACCCAATGCTCGACCAAGGACGTCTTTGGTATACCATGTCCATTCGAGGACGGGCCCTTCCACATCATATCCAAGGCGTATTCAGCATGGATCCAACTGTCTTCGACATAAAACTGGAAGGTGTTATCCTATTTGACCGTAAAGATGGCCTGCTTAGAAATGAGATAGCTTCCCATTTATTTTATGACAGAAATGAGCAGATATGGAGAGGGCTGACCACAGGGTTCAGTGCTTATGCCTTTCCAGACAAAGAGAAAAAGCAATTACTGGCCATAGAAAGCAAAAGGGACCCCCGGTTTGGTTTTTCAGTAATGGATGCTGTTCCATTTGGAATGGTAGGTGATATTGAAGATCCTCATATTCTATTTGATGAGGAAGTTAACAAGTGGCGAATGTTGACCTGTGAGAACCAAGGTCAAGGTTATAAAGCCATCGTTTTGGAATCTGACTATTGGAACAAGGGATATACCAGAATATCCGGACCAGTAGCACATAATTCTACAGGTACATCTATTCAAAAAATCGGCGACAGTCGTTATTGTTTCTCTGGTAGCTCAGAAAGGGAAATTTTTATTTACAGCTATCCAGACCTCAAAGAAGTTGGTACTTTAAAAATGGATCTCCCACCTTGGGACAGTAATGCCGGCACCAGAGTATGGCCAAATATTGTCCAGTTGCCTGAAGGTTATCCTTCCCCCTATATTGCATTAATGATGGACCGCTATAACTATCCCGGCCTTACCGGTCCTAACTGGACCTATGGTGCGCTATACCTGTATCATGCTTACGATCAATAACCAATATGCTAGATGAAAGCTTATTTGAAAATATTATTATCCTGAATATTGGGTAGTTTTATTGGATATTGAAAACGCTATTCCAAGAAAGGCTTGGATAAAAAAGGATGCTTTTGAGGTTTTACCATATGGATGGGATTTTGGTTTTTCAAGAATGGATTGTATGCATACCTTGATTTTGGAAGGTGATGCTTAGTGATACACATTTGCACCAAAATCCCCCACACCGCCAAAAAAAAAACAATAATCAGACCTTAACCAATTTCCATTTACCCTTATTAAAAATCCAACTGCTGACCACTGCATGTACAGAGTGTCCTACGGCGATGGCAATAAACACGCCATTGGCCCCCAAATCAAAATGGTGAGCAAGTATATAGGCCAAAGGAAGCTGAAAAAGCCACAATACACAGATATTGATAATGGTAGGTGTACGCGTATCCCCTGCCCCATTCAAAGACTGGCTCATGACCATCCCGTAAGCAAAAAACACATACCCTAAACAGATAATTCCTAAACCTCTACCTCCTATGGAAACCACCTCAGGATTCGCATTAAACCAACCGATAATCCAGTCTCCACCCAAGAAAAAGATCAAACCGCAGGAACCCAAAAAAACAGCAGTATAATGAGCTGCCTTCCATGCTGATGCTTCCGCCCGATAGGGATGTCCAGCACCCAAATTCTGGCCAACCAAGGTAGCTGCTGCATTCGAAAACCCCATAGCCGGCAATAATGCAAAAATAATCAAACGGATAGCTATGGTGAAGCCAGCCAAAGCCACGCTTCCACTAATCGACACTATCCTCATAAGGATTATCCAGCTGGCAGATTCTATCAAAAACTGCCCCATTCCCCCTATGGCGATCTTAAGAATATTTTGTACCGTATGCCATTTGAAGCGCATCACTTCCCAACGGAAATTGATGACTGCCTTCCCGCTGAGTAAAACAGACAGTTGGTACAATACCCCAATGGACCTGCCAATAGTAGTGGCCCAGGCAGCCCCTTCCAATCCAAGCTCAGGGAAAAAACCTATCCCAAATATCAAAAGCGGATCGAGAAGTATATTGATGCCATTTGCCAACCAAAGTGTTCGCATGGCTATTACTGCATTGCCCGCCCCACGAAAAACCCCATTGATCAAAAAAAGGAGCATGATACTGATATTACCCGCAAAGATAATTTGGGTATAACGATAGCCATTTTCAACCAAATCAGCTTCTCCCCCCATCAATTGAAGTAACTCCTTGGCAAAATAAAGTCCCAGCACACCAACCACTACGGCCAAGACAGCACAAATACTGATTGCTTGAAAGGCAGCTTCTGAGGCAGCTTCTCTATTTTTCTCCCCTATCCTACGGGCCACTACCGCCGTAGCAGCCATACTCAAGCCAATAGCCACTGAATATACGATAGTTAAAACAGACTCGGTAAGCCCCACCGTGGCCACAGCCTGTACCCCCAGCTTGCCTACAAAGAAAATGTCCACCACCGCAAAGAGCGATTCCATTAACATTTCTAAAATCATCGGTATGGACAGGTAAAATATGGCCTTCCGAATACTACCAATAGTGTAATCTTCCTCTACGCCACTAAGGGCATTTTTTATATGCTCGATGATGCGCTTTAAAGTCATGGTTTTTCTGATATGTTCCATAGTAAAAAAATCCACTCCTAAATGGAGTAGAGAAATGGACCTCTTGCGAGGTTTATATTCCCGGTATTGAAAAATTATGACTTCATAAGACCCTAAATTTGGGAAATGAAAAGAAGAGAAACAATAGATTCATGATTTTTGATCAAAAAAGTGAAGCGGAAAAGTATTTTACTTCAGAAACATCCGGACATTTCTCCAATAATTCCTGATTTGTTACTTTCAACTTTGGGTGGACAAAATCCGGTAAAATTTCCGCAAGAGGAATCAAAACAAACTTTCGACCTGACATCATGGGATGAGGCACATTCAACCTTTCCGTATCAATCACCTGATCACCAAAATAAATAATATCAATATCCATCGTCCTATTCCCCCACTTGATGTCGCGTTCCCGTCCAAGTTGGTTTTCTATAGCCAAAACAATATCCAATACCTCCTCTGCAGGTTTGTCAGTAGAAAACAATACAGCCATATTAAGGTAATCACCCGAAGACTTCCCGCCCCAAGCCGCAGTTTCATAAATTCCAGACAGTTTAATGATCTCAAACTGTCTGCCCAACTCCAAAACAGCTTCCTTCAATAGCGCCTCCCTATCAGCTAAATTCCCTCCAATCAATAAAACTACTTTCTCCATAAGTGGGTTAATTTCAAAGTTCAAAACTAACAGAAATAAGAAAAAAGACTTAATTTCGGACATT is from Echinicola marina and encodes:
- the bioA gene encoding adenosylmethionine--8-amino-7-oxononanoate transaminase, producing the protein MTQQEILSVDNKHIWHPYTSANRAIDNLVVQGAKGVYLELGEGKKVLDGMSSWWSTIHGYNVPELNQAIQKQLEKMAHVMFGGITHEPAAFLTKKLLEIAPSGLEHIFFSDSGSVAVEVAMKMALQYWHSKDQGNKNRFITIRNGYHGDTWHDMSVCDPVTGMHSIFNNRLSPQIFLPAPQSKFDGPLIKKEILEMEEVLSQRHEEIAAFILEPIVQGAGGMRFYHPEYLKAVKQLCEKYNILLIADEIATGFGRTGKLFACEHSGISPDIMCLGKALTGGYMSFAATLCSTDVAQTISDGSPGVFMHGPTFMGNPLACATAIASLDLLLSKNWKQEIRNIEKHLGQKLSSLANLNEVNDVRVLGAIGVVEMKEAVNMSKIQQKLLEKGIWLRPFGKLIYTMPPFNITEEELSKLSSGMVSAIEEYSKELMIK
- a CDS encoding HopJ type III effector protein, with translation MTLLEKIKTNPETITFPEVIAYIDENYDFIPTKFTNGDTTNEPNQNNGSCKIFSFAKLQGFNQDQTLNLFGDFYREEVLEDPKGTGHQNIRNFIKSGWEGILFDGEALQAK
- a CDS encoding MATE family efflux transporter → MTLKRIIEHIKNALSGVEEDYTIGSIRKAIFYLSIPMILEMLMESLFAVVDIFFVGKLGVQAVATVGLTESVLTIVYSVAIGLSMAATAVVARRIGEKNREAASEAAFQAISICAVLAVVVGVLGLYFAKELLQLMGGEADLVENGYRYTQIIFAGNISIMLLFLINGVFRGAGNAVIAMRTLWLANGINILLDPLLIFGIGFFPELGLEGAAWATTIGRSIGVLYQLSVLLSGKAVINFRWEVMRFKWHTVQNILKIAIGGMGQFLIESASWIILMRIVSISGSVALAGFTIAIRLIIFALLPAMGFSNAAATLVGQNLGAGHPYRAEASAWKAAHYTAVFLGSCGLIFFLGGDWIIGWFNANPEVVSIGGRGLGIICLGYVFFAYGMVMSQSLNGAGDTRTPTIINICVLWLFQLPLAYILAHHFDLGANGVFIAIAVGHSVHAVVSSWIFNKGKWKLVKV
- the folK gene encoding 2-amino-4-hydroxy-6-hydroxymethyldihydropteridine diphosphokinase, whose amino-acid sequence is MEKVVLLIGGNLADREALLKEAVLELGRQFEIIKLSGIYETAAWGGKSSGDYLNMAVLFSTDKPAEEVLDIVLAIENQLGRERDIKWGNRTMDIDIIYFGDQVIDTERLNVPHPMMSGRKFVLIPLAEILPDFVHPKLKVTNQELLEKCPDVSEVKYFSASLF